In Anopheles gambiae chromosome 2, idAnoGambNW_F1_1, whole genome shotgun sequence, a single window of DNA contains:
- the LOC1269887 gene encoding brachyurin: protein MRSLIVLLLVTVSIAHGAAYSVPSTVDSIDWTRVKPVEELDHYWARLPPELQVYRNGTHGTHPSGRITNGLEARVGQFPYQALLLTEFGMFTIMCGGTVLTPNFILTAAHCVMLDQTTKATGGMAILGAHNRMVMEPTQQRIRFATSGIIVHPSYTATNFRFDVAMVRLNAPLRFNSYVQPVRLPARTDQRLFDGIIGTVSGFGRTNDKDGILPSILRYTINTILSNGACAARWGSMLVEPHNICLSGDGGRSACVGDSGGPLTIEEWGGITYQVGVTSFGSGNGCTDGMPTVYGRVSYFLDWIRANSDCLAC from the coding sequence ATGAGGAGCTTGATTGTGCTACTGTTGGTGACCGTTTCGATTGCGCATGGTGCGGCGTACAGTGTGCCGTCAACCGTCGATTCGATCGATTGGACACGTGTTAAACCGGTGGAAGAGCTCGACCACTATTGGGCCCGCTTACCCCCAGAGCTGCAGGTTTACAGGAATGGCACTCATGGAACTCATCCGTCAGGTCGCATCACCAACGGACTGGAGGCACGTGTAGGACAGTTCCCGTACCAGGCACTGCTGCTGACCGAGTTCGGCATGTTCACCATCATGTGCGGTGGGACGGTGTTGACGCCTAACTTTATCCTCACCGCGGCACACTGCGTAATGCTCGATCAAACGACCAAAGCGACCGGTGGCATGGCCATCCTCGGTGCCCACAACCGGATGGTGATGGAACCGACCCAGCAGCGGATACGCTTCGCAACCAGTGGCATCATCGTGCACCCTTCGTACACCGCCACCAACTTTCGCTTCGATGTGGCAATGGTTCGGCTCAATGCGCCGCTTCGCTTCAACAGTTACGTGCAGCCGGTACGACTTCCGGCCCGTACCGATCAGCGGCTGTTCGATGGAATAATCGGCACCGTCAGTGGCTTTGGACGGACGAATGATAAGGACGGGATACTGCCGTCCATTCTGCGCTACACAATCAACACGATCCTGAGCAACGGTGCGTGCGCGGCGCGGTGGGGTTCGATGCTGGTGGAACCGCACAACATTTGCCTCTCGGGGGACGGTGGTCGATCGGCCTGTGTTGGTGATTCCGGTGGTCCGCTGACGATCGAAGAGTGGGGTGGCATCACGTATCAAGTTGGTGTAACATCGTTCGGGTCGGGCAACGGGTGTACGGACGGGATGCCGACGGTGTACGGGCGTGTTAGCTACTTCTTGGATTGGATCAGAGCCAACTCGGATTGCCTCGCTTgctga
- the LOC1269897 gene encoding uncharacterized protein LOC1269897: MSARRGLRTRVYDANMSMVENNYRAALERLEKSRRAPSLDREVKPRASPFVSRYDFNGADLDEELQVARSRASRVIHEKSTIDQRAEQFRSSSLAPAPVSSALALEGEFDDQVQATLDRIRASKNLLSQLQSDDALESYRSETRSKLSEQTARKLADKMAMVNSDEDEFVSTGMTARKALKIRASTESSSVAKSSQALKWKDETAESYASKRASATKARLQDIDQEMEEFEAKQAARARRNAQLKQLLAETAAQDIVPASLSEHADGMKVTTGVLKVKTTQKKMVSF; encoded by the exons ATGAGTGCTCGCCGAGGACTTCGCACGCGCGTGTACGACGCCAACATGAGCATGGTCGAGAACAACTATCGGGCCGCGCTGGAGCGTCTCGAGAAGAGCCGTCGCGCACC GTCGCTCGATCGGGAGGTGAAGCCACGCGCCTCCCCGTTCGTTAGCCGGTACGACTTTAATGGGGCGGATCTGGACGAGGAGCTGCAGGTCGCCCGCAGCCGGGCCTCGCGCGTAATCCACGAGAAGTCGACCATCGACCAGCGGGCGGAGCAGTTCCGCAGCTCGAGCCTGGCGCCGGCCCCGGTCAGCTCGGCCCTGGCGCTCGAGGGCGAGTTCGACGATCAG GTCCAGGCGACGCTAGACCGTATCCGTGCCAGCAAGAATCTGCTCAGCCAGCTGCAGTCGGACGATGCCCTGGAGTCGTACCGGTCCGAGACGCGCTCGAAGCTGAGCGAACAGACTGCCCGCAAGCTGGCGGACAAGATGGCGATGGTGAACAGCGACGAGGATGAGTTTGTCTCCACCGGCATGACCGCACGCAAGGCACTCAAG ATCCGTGCCAGCACCGAATCGTCCTCGGTGGCCAAGAGCTCGCAGGCGCTCAAGTGGAAGGACGAGACGGCCGAATCGTACGCGAGCAAGCGGGCGAGCGCAACCAAGGCCCGGCTGCAGGACATCGACCAGGAGATGGAGGAGTTTGAGGCGAAGCAGGCGGCCCGGGCTCGCCGCAACGCTCAGCTGAAGCAGCTGCTGGCGGAGACGGCCGCCCAGGACATTGTGCCGGCGAGTCTGAGCGAGCACGCGGACGGCATGAAGGTGACGACCGGCGTACTGAAGGTGAAGACGACGCAGAAGAAAATGGTCAGCTTTTAA
- the LOC1269896 gene encoding brachyurin: MKFSLLALFALACAVMAADDIDWSKVRPMTRMPQYWRRLPKDLLKQYLTEVRNMPAGARDNARIVNGYVAQPGQFPYQVAILSTFPTGSGLCGGSVLTANYVLTAAHCVDVSNGGLVIYGAQDRTVNEPSQQRIAFEQSGVRLHPNWNPALIRYDIATIRVVSPVTFSDRIQPVTLPRLSDVGNDFAGLIGTVSGFGRFSDSIQEASAILRYVNNPIQTNLACSVRFPGVVQPENICLSGDSGRGACQGDSGGPLTIVRDGTTVQLGVVSFGLALGCELNWPSVFARTTSFLAWIGENSDVQLLP; encoded by the coding sequence ATGAAGTTTTCCCTGTTGGCGCTGTTTGCGCTCGCGTGCGCCGTCATGGCCGCCGACGATATCGACTGGTCGAAGGTTCGCCCCATGACCCGCATGCCCCAGTACTGGCGCCGCCTGCCCAAGGACCTTCTGAAGCAGTACCTGACGGAGGTGCGCAACATGCCGGCGGGTGCCCGCGATAACGCGCGCATCGTCAACGGTTACGTTGCCCAGCCCGGCCAGTTCCCGTACCAGGTCGCCATCCTGAGCACCTTCCCGACCGGTTCCGGGCTGTGCGGTGGTTCCGTGCTGACTGCCAACTACGTCCTGACCGCTGCCCACTGTGTCGACGTTTCGAACGGTGGTCTCGTCATCTACGGTGCCCAGGACCGTACGGTTAACGAGCCGAGTCAGCAGCGCATCGCGTTCGAGCAGAGCGGCGTCCGCCTGCACCCGAACTGGAACCCGGCCCTCATCCGGTACGACATTGCGACCATCCGCGTCGTGTCGCCCGTCACCTTCAGCGATCGCATCCAGCCGGTGACGCTGCCGCGCCTCAGCGATGTGGGCAACGACTTTGCCGGCCTGATCGGTACCGTGTCCGGGTTCGGGCGCTTCTCCGACTCGATCCAGGAGGCGTCGGCCATCCTGCGCTACGTCAACAACCCGATCCAGACGAACCTGGCCTGCTCGGTGCGCTTCCCGGGCGTGGTGCAGCCGGAGAACATCTGCCTGTCGGGCGATTCTGGCCGCGGTGCCTGCCAGGGCGATTCCGGCGGTCCGCTGACGATCGTGCGCGACGGTACGACCGTCCAGCTCGGTGTCGTGTCGTTCGGTCTCGCTCTCGGCTGCGAGCTTAACTGGCCGTCCGTCTTTGCCCGTACCACCTCCTTCCTCGCCTGGATCGGGGAGAACTCCGACGTTCAGCTGCTGCCGTAA